One segment of Aquimarina sp. BL5 DNA contains the following:
- a CDS encoding folylpolyglutamate synthase/dihydrofolate synthase family protein, translating to MDYQGTLDWMFAQLPMYQRQGASAYKIDLTNTVKLASYLDNPESRFKSIHVAGTNGKGSTSHMLASILQESGYKVGLYTSPHLKDFRERIRINGEMISEAYVVNFIRSHKQYFEVNQLSFFEMTVGLAFRYFADSQVDVVLVEVGLGGRLDSTNIITPAISVITNIGLDHTQFLGNTLPEIASEKAGIIKKNVPVVIGRTTVETKKVFRDKALSLQSDIFFASDYVGNVFDTDLKGDYQKENVKTVLQTISVLQDRGWDIREQDVRNGLSKVVNNTGLLGRWQILQDSPKVICDTAHNEDGLQLVMEQLSSESYDKLHIVLGVVNDKDLKGILPLFPIHATYYFAKPEIVRGLDEEILKKEALKFNLKGESYTSVKSAYKTALQLASEDDLVYVGGSTFVVAEII from the coding sequence ATCGACTATCAAGGAACTTTAGATTGGATGTTTGCACAGTTGCCAATGTATCAGCGTCAAGGTGCAAGTGCTTATAAAATTGATTTGACAAATACGGTTAAACTTGCTTCATATCTTGATAATCCTGAGTCTAGGTTTAAAAGTATTCATGTTGCAGGAACCAATGGTAAAGGATCTACTAGCCATATGCTTGCATCAATTTTACAAGAGTCAGGATATAAAGTAGGTTTATATACGTCTCCTCATCTTAAAGATTTTAGAGAACGAATCCGTATTAATGGAGAGATGATTAGTGAAGCATATGTTGTAAATTTTATTAGGTCTCACAAACAATATTTTGAAGTAAATCAACTTTCTTTTTTCGAGATGACTGTAGGATTGGCATTTCGATATTTCGCGGACTCACAAGTTGATGTAGTGCTAGTAGAAGTGGGCTTGGGGGGAAGATTAGATTCTACCAATATTATAACACCAGCAATATCAGTTATTACTAATATCGGATTAGACCATACACAATTTTTAGGAAATACATTGCCGGAGATAGCATCAGAAAAAGCCGGAATTATTAAAAAGAATGTTCCAGTGGTGATTGGGCGAACTACGGTTGAAACGAAGAAAGTTTTCAGAGATAAGGCGTTGTCACTTCAAAGTGATATTTTCTTTGCGTCGGATTATGTAGGAAATGTATTTGATACGGATCTAAAGGGAGATTATCAAAAGGAGAATGTAAAAACGGTATTGCAGACCATTTCCGTTTTACAAGATCGAGGTTGGGATATTCGCGAGCAAGATGTTCGTAATGGTCTTAGTAAGGTGGTAAATAATACAGGTTTGCTAGGGAGATGGCAAATTTTGCAAGATAGCCCTAAAGTGATATGTGATACAGCACATAATGAGGATGGTTTACAATTGGTTATGGAGCAATTGTCAAGTGAGAGCTATGATAAGCTTCATATTGTTCTAGGAGTTGTTAATGATAAAGATTTGAAAGGTATATTACCTTTATTTCCGATTCATGCGACATACTATTTTGCTAAACCCGAAATAGTAAGAGGGTTGGATGAAGAAATATTAAAAAAAGAAGCATTAAAATTTAATTTAAAAGGAGAAAGCTATACTTCGGTAAAATCAGCTTACAAGACTGCTTTACAGCTAGCTAGCGAGGATGATTTAGTATATGTAGGCGGTAGCACATTTGTAGTGGCAGAAATAATTTAA
- a CDS encoding mechanosensitive ion channel family protein: MDKLGLTKENWDQFVTWVWDFLPGLISAIIIFFVGIWIINIFSRGLRKFFQKKDYDETLERFLYDLINIGLKILLIVLVVTQLGVQTSSLVAILGAAGLAIGLALQGSLSNFAGGVLILFFKPFKIGDFIEAQGVSGTVKEISIFTTKLNTFGNQLAVIPNGKISNGNIINYSSEDRRRGKIEIGISYDSNIKEAKEIILDLINGQEKVIKDPAPEIYVSELGDSAVTLSLRFWALNEDFWAVHFYTLEEAKKRLESNGISIPFPQSDVHLYTKESK, encoded by the coding sequence ATGGACAAACTAGGGCTTACAAAAGAAAATTGGGATCAATTCGTGACTTGGGTTTGGGACTTTTTGCCAGGCTTAATTTCTGCGATAATCATATTCTTTGTAGGGATATGGATTATTAATATTTTTAGTAGAGGACTTCGTAAATTCTTTCAAAAGAAGGATTATGATGAAACATTAGAGAGATTTTTATATGATCTAATAAATATAGGTCTTAAGATTTTACTGATTGTATTGGTTGTTACTCAATTAGGAGTTCAGACTTCTTCTCTTGTAGCGATATTAGGTGCGGCAGGATTGGCGATAGGATTGGCACTTCAGGGGTCTCTTTCTAACTTTGCGGGAGGTGTGTTAATTTTGTTTTTTAAACCTTTCAAGATCGGAGATTTTATAGAAGCTCAAGGTGTTTCTGGTACGGTAAAAGAAATTTCGATATTTACGACTAAGTTAAATACTTTTGGAAATCAGTTAGCCGTTATTCCGAATGGAAAAATATCTAATGGTAATATTATTAATTACTCATCAGAGGATAGAAGAAGAGGTAAAATCGAGATTGGAATTTCTTATGATAGTAATATCAAAGAAGCGAAAGAAATTATACTTGATTTAATCAATGGTCAGGAGAAGGTTATTAAAGATCCTGCTCCAGAAATATATGTTTCAGAATTAGGAGATAGTGCTGTAACGCTATCATTGCGTTTTTGGGCTCTTAATGAGGATTTTTGGGCAGTTCATTTTTATACATTAGAAGAAGCGAAAAAACGCCTAGAATCTAATGGTATTTCTATACCCTTTCCACAAAGCGATGTGCATCTTTATACTAAAGAATCCAAATGA
- a CDS encoding DUF2652 domain-containing protein has protein sequence MSNSLLFIPDISGYTQFVQTTEVAHSQHVIAELLEILIKANTQKLRLAEVEGDALFFYKDGEVPSQEKLLAQIETMFTAFYSHLKLLEKNRVCPCNACATAPNLQLKIIAHCGELQFITVQNKSKPFGQVVIEAHRLLKNSISSNNYVLLSEDLSNVIGIPYHYKSQLFDFSTNGDVYDGKNIRYSFSEMDKKKLKLTSYETPYEVQFTGSPGLVIEKDYKVPAQELLEYITNYSYRHHWVKGVDEFEYNPEEVTRLGTEHVCVIDGKRLNFTTVTKTVQSGHLVYGEYTTDIPVIDSIHQFYIIIPTSENSCSLIMELYPQAKSIFKKIMLHLVMKRAFRKSIKVSLNNLESYINSK, from the coding sequence ATGTCTAATTCTTTACTTTTTATTCCTGATATATCAGGTTATACACAGTTTGTACAGACTACAGAAGTGGCCCATAGTCAGCACGTAATAGCAGAGTTACTAGAGATTTTGATTAAAGCGAATACTCAAAAATTGAGATTGGCAGAAGTGGAAGGAGATGCATTGTTTTTTTATAAAGATGGAGAGGTTCCTTCTCAGGAAAAATTGTTGGCGCAAATAGAGACCATGTTTACGGCTTTTTATAGCCATCTTAAGTTATTGGAGAAGAATCGTGTTTGTCCTTGTAATGCGTGTGCGACAGCTCCTAATCTTCAACTGAAGATAATAGCGCATTGTGGAGAATTACAATTCATTACGGTTCAGAACAAAAGCAAGCCATTTGGACAGGTGGTTATAGAGGCGCATAGGTTGCTTAAGAATTCAATTTCTAGTAATAATTATGTATTACTAAGTGAGGACTTGTCTAATGTGATAGGTATTCCGTATCATTATAAAAGTCAGTTATTTGATTTTTCTACGAATGGAGATGTCTATGATGGGAAAAACATAAGGTATTCGTTCTCCGAAATGGATAAGAAAAAGTTGAAACTTACTTCTTATGAAACTCCTTATGAAGTTCAGTTTACAGGTTCTCCTGGATTGGTGATAGAAAAGGATTATAAGGTTCCTGCACAAGAATTGTTAGAGTATATTACAAATTACAGTTATCGACATCACTGGGTTAAAGGAGTTGATGAATTTGAGTATAATCCGGAAGAGGTGACTAGGTTAGGAACCGAACATGTTTGTGTTATAGATGGTAAAAGATTGAATTTTACTACAGTGACTAAAACTGTTCAATCTGGTCATTTGGTATACGGAGAGTATACAACAGATATTCCGGTTATTGATTCTATACATCAATTTTATATAATTATTCCAACTTCAGAGAATTCCTGTAGTTTGATTATGGAATTGTATCCGCAAGCAAAATCAATTTTTAAAAAAATTATGCTGCATTTGGTTATGAAAAGAGCTTTTAGGAAGTCAATAAAAGTTTCTCTTAATAATCTTGAAAGCTATATAAATAGTAAGTAA
- the murF gene encoding UDP-N-acetylmuramoyl-tripeptide--D-alanyl-D-alanine ligase → MNTAGIHKLFIESSGVCTDTRKIKSDNLFFALKGDNFNGNTYAQQAIENGASYAIIDDEKFLVSEKYILVDDVLKTLQDLATYHRKHLDIPIIALTGSNGKTTTKELINCVLSSTYNTTATAGNLNNHIGVPLTLLSMNKSTEIGIVEMGANHIKEIEFLCNITCPDFGYITNIGKAHIEGFGSLEGVLQGKTELYQYLKKHDHLIFLNAEDPKLSKASEGIDTFTFSQTLDSNINVKLQAVNPMVSVNYKDDVISSHLIGSYNFTNIAAAIAIGHYFKIKPEQIKVAIESYIPSNNRSQIIEKNKSTIILDAYNANPSSMSAAINNFQELTYNYKTAFLGDMFELGHTAPEEHQRIANQLIQTSCNAIYLIGENFFNTTIEDTRIRKYKSFEDLKENESLEQIQDQGAILIKGSRGMKLERILDLI, encoded by the coding sequence ATGAATACCGCTGGAATACATAAATTATTCATAGAAAGTAGTGGAGTTTGTACTGACACCAGAAAAATTAAGAGCGACAATCTCTTTTTTGCCTTAAAAGGAGATAACTTTAACGGCAATACGTATGCGCAACAAGCAATTGAAAATGGTGCTTCTTATGCTATAATTGATGATGAAAAATTTTTGGTTTCTGAAAAATACATTCTGGTTGACGATGTCCTAAAAACACTTCAAGACTTAGCTACATACCATAGAAAACATCTAGATATTCCTATAATAGCTCTTACCGGAAGTAATGGTAAGACAACAACAAAAGAATTAATCAATTGCGTTCTCTCATCCACTTATAACACAACAGCAACTGCAGGCAACTTAAATAATCACATAGGTGTTCCTCTTACTCTTTTATCCATGAATAAAAGCACTGAAATTGGAATTGTAGAAATGGGAGCCAATCATATAAAAGAAATAGAATTCTTATGTAATATTACTTGTCCGGATTTCGGTTATATAACAAACATTGGAAAAGCACATATAGAAGGATTCGGAAGTTTAGAAGGCGTTTTACAAGGAAAAACTGAGCTTTATCAATACCTAAAGAAACATGACCATCTTATTTTCCTAAACGCAGAGGATCCTAAACTTTCTAAAGCGTCAGAAGGAATTGATACATTTACATTCTCCCAAACTCTGGATAGTAATATAAACGTAAAACTTCAAGCAGTTAATCCAATGGTAAGTGTAAACTACAAAGACGACGTCATAAGTAGTCACCTTATAGGTTCTTACAATTTCACTAATATCGCAGCGGCGATAGCAATTGGTCACTATTTTAAAATAAAGCCAGAACAGATCAAAGTTGCCATAGAATCTTACATCCCATCGAATAACCGTTCACAGATTATAGAAAAAAACAAGTCTACCATCATACTGGATGCATATAATGCGAATCCGTCGAGTATGAGCGCTGCAATAAACAATTTTCAGGAACTAACATACAACTACAAAACAGCATTCCTTGGTGATATGTTTGAACTTGGTCATACTGCTCCAGAAGAACACCAAAGAATAGCAAACCAACTCATCCAAACATCCTGTAATGCTATTTACCTGATCGGTGAAAACTTTTTTAACACCACAATAGAAGATACACGTATTCGAAAATATAAGTCCTTTGAAGATCTTAAAGAAAATGAATCTTTAGAACAAATCCAGGATCAAGGTGCCATTCTTATTAAAGGATCTAGAGGAATGAAACTCGAACGTATTTTGGATTTAATTTAA
- the gldJ gene encoding gliding motility lipoprotein GldJ codes for MKNALVFKSLMVLTISTLLFSCNKTDYGNSSRATGWKYNSKDGGFQVNTNYKEQETGPGLVFVEGGTFTMGRVQDDVMHDWNNTPTQQHVQSFYMDETEVTNVMYLEYLDWLKGVYPPTEPKYKNIYHGALPDTLVWRNRLGFNEMMTNNYLRHPAYANYPVVGVNWIQAVEFSKWRTDRVNERILEEERVIKKNAPFEDVSAESTFNTDTYLNAPSQTYGGNDEATRGGKESENYEKRNDSTGLYIQRKDGLLLPKYRLPTEAEWEYAALGLVELRSYNIYRGRKKYPWDGQYTRSGKRRTRGDQLANFKQGDGDYGGIAGWSDDGADITAPVASYDPNDYGLYDMAGNVAEWVADVYRPIVDDEYNDFNYYRGNVYTKNAINPDGTVKIVTTDSIIYDTLSNGKIVARVLPGGILQTPVDENETYLRTNFTQSDNRNFRDGDKSSSRYYEGFQDESIPNRRMYNSPIHSVEPSAEDSTKLDRRYDESSKRTTIVGEEVRVYKGGSWKDRAYWLDPAQRRFFPQDMSTDYIGFRNAMSRVGEKAKNKKTPKHRAPR; via the coding sequence ATGAAAAACGCGTTAGTTTTTAAGTCGCTAATGGTTCTTACCATTAGTACCTTACTGTTTAGTTGTAACAAGACTGATTACGGCAACAGTTCTAGAGCCACCGGATGGAAATACAACTCCAAAGATGGTGGATTCCAAGTAAACACTAATTACAAAGAACAAGAGACAGGACCGGGTCTAGTTTTTGTTGAGGGAGGAACCTTCACCATGGGACGAGTACAGGACGATGTAATGCATGACTGGAATAATACTCCAACTCAGCAGCACGTTCAGTCTTTCTATATGGACGAAACTGAAGTCACTAATGTGATGTACCTGGAATATCTTGATTGGCTAAAAGGAGTATACCCTCCTACTGAACCAAAATATAAAAACATATATCACGGAGCTCTTCCTGATACATTGGTTTGGAGAAATCGTTTAGGTTTCAACGAAATGATGACCAACAACTATCTACGTCACCCAGCTTATGCTAACTATCCTGTAGTTGGTGTTAACTGGATTCAGGCTGTAGAATTTAGTAAATGGAGAACGGATCGTGTGAACGAAAGAATTCTGGAAGAAGAAAGAGTTATAAAGAAAAATGCTCCTTTTGAAGATGTTTCGGCAGAAAGTACTTTTAATACTGATACATATTTAAATGCACCTTCACAGACTTATGGAGGTAATGACGAAGCAACCAGAGGAGGTAAAGAATCAGAGAATTACGAAAAAAGAAATGATTCTACAGGATTATATATCCAACGTAAGGATGGATTACTTTTACCAAAATACAGACTACCAACCGAAGCAGAATGGGAATATGCTGCTTTAGGATTAGTAGAATTAAGAAGCTATAACATCTACAGAGGTAGAAAAAAATATCCTTGGGATGGACAATATACTCGTTCAGGAAAAAGAAGAACACGTGGAGATCAATTAGCTAACTTTAAGCAAGGCGATGGTGACTACGGTGGTATTGCTGGATGGAGTGATGATGGCGCTGATATTACGGCTCCAGTAGCATCTTATGACCCTAATGACTATGGTCTATATGATATGGCCGGTAATGTTGCAGAATGGGTAGCAGATGTATACAGACCAATTGTAGATGACGAGTATAATGACTTCAATTACTATAGAGGTAATGTATATACTAAAAATGCAATTAACCCTGATGGAACTGTAAAGATCGTAACGACCGATTCTATTATTTATGATACTTTAAGTAATGGCAAGATTGTAGCAAGAGTATTACCAGGAGGTATATTACAAACTCCTGTTGATGAAAATGAAACATACTTAAGAACTAACTTTACTCAAAGTGACAACCGTAACTTTAGAGATGGTGACAAAAGCTCTTCAAGATATTATGAAGGATTCCAGGATGAAAGTATCCCTAACAGAAGAATGTACAACTCTCCTATTCACAGTGTAGAGCCAAGCGCAGAAGATAGCACGAAGCTAGACAGAAGATACGATGAATCTAGTAAAAGAACTACGATTGTCGGTGAAGAAGTGAGAGTATACAAAGGAGGTTCTTGGAAAGATAGAGCATATTGGTTAGATCCTGCGCAGAGAAGATTCTTCCCTCAGGATATGTCTACCGATTATATCGGATTTAGAAATGCGATGTCTCGTGTAGGTGAAAAGGCTAAAAATAAAAAGACACCTAAACATAGAGCACCTAGATAA
- the porU gene encoding type IX secretion system sortase PorU yields the protein MMKKITILYALLISALISAQQTVHVDIDWKDVEISTSSDVSFTIPGFDEENFEYRDDIGVRFTTKWKESGEINSGTARLDNIVYKNISKAELKDLDVNLIPKELIYKIRSINTRNKKAGFGSLSPIIRNGNTFKKIVSFDIVYQTGARKTNAKRFPISNSVLASGDWFRFYVNKTGIFRITPGFLSSLGMDVSSVDPNTIKIYGNGGQMLPLTNQENTEFDLRENAIQVVGGEDGNFSGNDYILFYGEDTTGYSEENLTNINLYADKSYYYVTAGGTNGRRVSNYTEPAGAADTQINSFTDYKFYEVDEYNIAKIGRRWFGDRFDIESSRNYNFDFPNLITSEPIELRVLAAATSTSASSLRINVNGGQVGSLNFSQISGSSLVSPRETIQNVSSSSDQVAVNLNYNNNGNPSAIGYLDFISLKAERALIGVNSQMQFSYEEAATLTGIGQYNISNSGDVSQVWDVTNPQAIASIANNNASSTFSFKATLGESRQYVALVSTDYFDPLVDQTARVDNQDIKGTIFLNNQGQFEDIDYLIIANNSLVQSANRLADHHRTLNNYNVKVVTLDQIYHEFGSGKQDIVAIRNLVRYVYENASSPNEQLKYVCLFGDGSVDYKRLLLKENCSDSNIVPTFQSLNSFSLVSSFATDDFFGSMDPAEGQMGAADQLDIAVGRILADTPQLADTMVTKIIDYSGEQSFGRWRNSVLLIADDVDEDWEEQIQRILDELGDELVERKPYLNLTKIYADAFEQESSASGSRYPKVNEAISSAIETGAVVVDYFGHGGEDGLAKEFIYNKSDVTALANTNKLPVFITVTCEFAKFDNPCRETAGELMFKNPQGGAISLISTTRDVFVGDGILVNNRLSEFLFPDNTEFPTVAEAVRLMKNSLSGTRKRVVFFFGDPAMKMAIPKPNIRLTSINDTPITEAVDTLKALSRIKISGEVVSESGTFLSDYNGVLSATIYDKEIDRKTLANDGTFDSGELVVLDFKTLGVIIFRGKASVTNGIFNFEFIVPRDIGIPVDTGRISFYSARNGVLENQTGADQTILVGGLNENAPEDNVGPQIQLFMNDESFVSGGVTNDSPILIAKLEDENGINTASGIGHDISAILDGDESNPFILNDFYETEVDDFTKGLVNFKFKDLEPGLHTLTFKGWDVYNNSSTQEIQFVVAEASGFALNNVLNYPNPFVSHTEFWFEHSGAISDVLEVQVQVFTVSGKVVWTNNQTLSGKTSYREDIQWNGRDDFGDKLGKGVYVYKISVKSTLTNQRVEKFEKLVIL from the coding sequence ATGATGAAGAAAATTACAATTTTATATGCACTACTGATTTCTGCTCTCATTTCTGCTCAGCAAACGGTACATGTTGATATTGACTGGAAGGATGTCGAAATTAGTACATCAAGTGATGTTTCGTTTACTATTCCAGGATTTGATGAGGAAAACTTTGAATATCGGGATGATATTGGAGTGCGATTCACAACAAAATGGAAAGAATCGGGAGAAATTAATTCAGGAACTGCTAGATTAGATAATATAGTCTACAAGAATATTTCGAAAGCAGAACTAAAGGATTTAGATGTGAATTTAATTCCAAAAGAACTTATCTACAAAATACGCTCTATTAATACCAGAAACAAGAAAGCTGGTTTTGGAAGTTTGTCGCCGATTATAAGAAATGGCAATACTTTTAAAAAAATAGTGTCATTTGATATTGTTTATCAAACAGGTGCTCGTAAAACAAATGCTAAGAGGTTTCCTATAAGCAACTCGGTGTTAGCTTCGGGAGATTGGTTTCGTTTTTATGTAAATAAGACCGGAATTTTTAGAATAACACCAGGGTTTTTAAGTAGTTTAGGAATGGATGTATCTTCTGTAGATCCAAATACTATAAAGATTTACGGTAATGGAGGGCAAATGTTGCCCCTTACTAATCAAGAAAATACAGAGTTTGATTTAAGAGAAAACGCAATTCAAGTTGTAGGAGGGGAAGATGGTAATTTTTCAGGAAATGATTATATTCTTTTTTATGGAGAAGATACTACAGGATATAGTGAAGAAAATCTAACGAATATTAATCTTTACGCTGATAAATCGTATTATTATGTGACTGCTGGGGGTACAAATGGAAGAAGAGTATCTAATTATACGGAGCCTGCAGGAGCTGCGGATACTCAGATAAATTCATTTACAGATTATAAATTTTATGAAGTAGATGAGTATAATATCGCCAAAATAGGAAGGCGTTGGTTTGGAGATCGTTTTGATATAGAGAGTAGTAGAAATTATAATTTTGATTTTCCTAATTTAATTACATCAGAACCGATTGAATTAAGGGTGCTCGCTGCGGCCACTTCGACTTCTGCGTCAAGTTTAAGAATTAATGTGAATGGAGGGCAGGTTGGTTCTTTGAATTTTTCTCAAATTTCTGGATCATCATTGGTTTCTCCTAGAGAGACTATTCAGAACGTTTCTTCTAGTTCTGATCAGGTAGCAGTTAATTTGAATTATAACAATAATGGAAACCCTTCTGCAATAGGTTATCTTGATTTTATAAGTCTAAAGGCAGAAAGAGCTCTAATAGGTGTGAATTCTCAAATGCAATTTTCTTATGAAGAAGCTGCCACATTAACCGGTATTGGGCAATATAATATCTCAAATAGTGGTGATGTGTCTCAAGTATGGGATGTGACGAATCCACAAGCTATAGCTAGTATTGCTAATAACAATGCATCATCTACTTTCAGTTTTAAAGCTACTTTGGGAGAGTCTCGTCAATATGTTGCTCTTGTGTCTACAGATTATTTCGATCCGTTAGTGGATCAAACAGCAAGGGTAGATAATCAGGATATTAAAGGAACCATTTTTTTAAATAATCAAGGGCAGTTTGAAGATATCGACTATTTAATTATCGCTAATAATTCATTGGTACAATCTGCAAATAGACTTGCAGATCACCATAGAACTTTGAATAATTATAATGTTAAAGTAGTAACCCTGGATCAAATCTATCATGAATTTGGAAGTGGTAAACAAGATATAGTTGCTATTAGAAACTTAGTTAGATATGTATATGAGAATGCATCAAGCCCTAATGAGCAGTTAAAATATGTATGTCTTTTTGGAGATGGTTCAGTTGATTATAAGCGTTTATTATTAAAGGAAAATTGTTCTGATAGTAATATTGTACCTACTTTTCAGAGTTTAAATAGTTTTTCTTTAGTTAGTTCGTTTGCCACTGACGATTTCTTTGGTTCTATGGATCCAGCTGAAGGGCAAATGGGAGCGGCTGATCAGTTAGATATCGCCGTGGGAAGAATATTAGCCGATACTCCTCAGTTAGCCGATACTATGGTTACTAAAATTATAGATTATTCCGGAGAGCAATCTTTTGGTAGATGGAGAAACTCTGTTTTGTTAATAGCTGATGATGTCGATGAAGATTGGGAGGAGCAGATTCAAAGAATTCTGGATGAATTAGGTGATGAATTAGTGGAGAGAAAACCATATCTTAATTTAACCAAAATATATGCAGATGCTTTTGAACAAGAATCTTCTGCATCTGGAAGTAGATATCCAAAGGTAAATGAAGCGATTTCTAGCGCTATTGAGACAGGAGCTGTGGTTGTTGATTATTTTGGACATGGAGGTGAAGATGGTTTAGCAAAAGAATTTATTTATAATAAGTCAGATGTTACTGCGCTGGCAAATACTAATAAACTTCCGGTTTTTATAACTGTTACTTGTGAGTTTGCAAAATTTGACAATCCATGTAGGGAAACTGCGGGAGAACTGATGTTTAAAAACCCACAGGGAGGTGCTATATCGCTTATTAGTACCACTAGAGATGTGTTTGTAGGTGATGGGATATTAGTAAATAATAGATTATCTGAGTTTTTATTTCCAGATAACACCGAGTTTCCAACAGTTGCAGAAGCTGTTAGGTTAATGAAGAATTCGCTGTCTGGGACTAGAAAAAGAGTGGTTTTCTTCTTTGGAGATCCAGCTATGAAAATGGCCATTCCTAAACCTAATATTCGTTTAACTAGTATCAATGATACACCCATAACGGAAGCTGTTGATACACTTAAAGCTTTAAGTAGAATTAAAATTTCAGGAGAAGTAGTTAGTGAATCAGGCACTTTTTTATCCGATTATAATGGCGTTTTATCAGCGACTATTTATGATAAGGAAATCGATAGGAAGACGCTTGCTAATGATGGGACTTTTGATTCAGGAGAACTTGTAGTATTGGATTTTAAAACCTTAGGAGTAATTATTTTTAGAGGAAAAGCATCAGTAACGAATGGTATTTTTAATTTCGAATTTATTGTGCCAAGGGATATTGGTATTCCTGTTGATACAGGAAGAATAAGTTTTTATTCTGCAAGAAATGGTGTGTTAGAAAATCAAACAGGTGCTGATCAGACAATTCTTGTTGGTGGATTAAATGAAAATGCACCAGAGGATAATGTGGGGCCACAAATCCAATTATTTATGAATGACGAGAGTTTTGTTTCAGGGGGTGTTACGAATGATTCTCCAATATTAATTGCAAAACTTGAAGATGAAAATGGTATCAATACAGCTAGTGGTATAGGTCACGATATTTCTGCAATACTTGATGGAGACGAGTCTAATCCGTTTATTCTTAACGACTTTTACGAGACGGAGGTCGATGACTTCACGAAGGGACTTGTTAATTTTAAATTTAAGGATTTAGAGCCAGGTTTACATACACTTACATTTAAAGGTTGGGATGTTTATAATAATTCTTCTACTCAGGAAATTCAATTTGTAGTAGCAGAAGCTAGTGGTTTTGCATTGAATAATGTATTAAATTATCCAAATCCATTCGTAAGTCATACTGAGTTTTGGTTTGAGCATTCTGGTGCAATCAGTGATGTTTTAGAGGTTCAAGTTCAGGTGTTTACGGTATCGGGAAAGGTGGTTTGGACAAATAATCAAACACTGTCAGGAAAAACAAGTTATAGAGAGGATATTCAATGGAATGGGCGAGATGATTTTGGGGATAAATTGGGAAAAGGCGTTTATGTGTATAAGATATCTGTAAAATCAACGTTAACAAATCAGCGGGTTGAGAAATTTGAAAAACTCGTTATACTATAA